A part of Flavobacteriaceae bacterium GSB9 genomic DNA contains:
- the coaE gene encoding dephospho-CoA kinase (Dephospho-CoA kinase (CoaE) performs the final step in coenzyme A biosynthesis.), producing the protein MMIVGLTGGIGSGKTTVAKQFEQLGVPVYIADEEAKKLMNCSPVIKRELTHLFGKDAYRNGELNRPFIANIIFNDKSFLEKMNAIVHPRVAKHFNKWIFKQDAPYVIKEVAILFENGGDKACDLVITVVAPKAVRIKRLLDRDDTSKEKIEAIMKNQWTDEEKTKRSNFVINNVNLDDTKAQVLRIHQEILKNS; encoded by the coding sequence ATAATGATAGTAGGGCTTACAGGAGGTATTGGTAGCGGAAAAACAACCGTAGCAAAACAATTTGAACAATTGGGTGTTCCGGTTTACATAGCCGATGAAGAGGCCAAAAAACTAATGAACTGTTCACCGGTTATTAAACGCGAACTTACGCACCTTTTTGGCAAAGACGCTTATAGAAATGGCGAGCTCAACAGGCCTTTTATTGCCAATATTATTTTCAACGATAAGTCTTTTTTAGAAAAAATGAACGCCATTGTACACCCACGTGTGGCCAAACATTTTAATAAGTGGATCTTTAAACAAGATGCCCCTTATGTGATAAAAGAAGTAGCTATTTTATTTGAAAATGGTGGCGATAAAGCATGCGATCTCGTTATTACGGTAGTAGCACCAAAAGCGGTAAGAATAAAGCGTTTATTGGATCGGGATGATACTTCAAAAGAAAAAATTGAGGCCATTATGAAGAATCAATGGACCGATGAAGAAAAAACCAAACGCTCTAATTTTGTTATCAATAATGTAAATTTAGACGATACTAAAGCTCAGGTATTGCGCATTCACCAAGAAATTCTTAAAAATTCTTAA
- a CDS encoding alpha/beta fold hydrolase, whose protein sequence is MENTALSLEHITRTSSLTENAPLLIMMHGYGSDENDLFSFASELPEELFIISVKAPYAMQPFGNAWYAINFDAEKGKWNDNEQAKQSRDLIAQFIDEAVATYPVDKNKVNLLGFSQGSILGYAVALTYPKKVKNIVALSGYINQDILPKDLETADYSNLDFYCSHGSVDQVIPVDWARQTVPFLSHLNIKHQYSEFPVGHGVAPQNFYEFKNWLIERI, encoded by the coding sequence ATGGAAAATACCGCATTGTCTTTAGAGCATATTACCAGAACATCTTCATTAACCGAAAATGCACCGTTGCTAATAATGATGCACGGTTACGGAAGTGATGAAAATGACTTGTTTTCGTTTGCTTCAGAATTGCCTGAAGAACTTTTTATCATTTCGGTAAAAGCACCTTACGCTATGCAACCTTTTGGCAATGCATGGTACGCCATTAATTTTGACGCTGAAAAGGGAAAATGGAACGATAATGAACAGGCCAAGCAATCGCGTGATTTAATTGCTCAATTTATTGATGAAGCCGTTGCCACTTATCCAGTGGACAAAAATAAAGTCAACCTTTTAGGTTTTAGCCAAGGCAGTATCCTTGGTTATGCCGTGGCACTAACTTATCCTAAAAAAGTAAAAAACATAGTAGCTTTAAGCGGCTACATAAACCAAGATATTTTGCCTAAGGATTTAGAAACCGCAGATTACTCAAACCTGGATTTTTATTGTTCGCACGGTAGTGTCGACCAAGTGATTCCAGTGGATTGGGCCAGGCAGACCGTCCCGTTTTTAAGTCATCTGAATATAAAACACCAGTATTCCGAATTTCCTGTTGGTCATGGCGTAGCACCGCAAAACTTTTACGAGTTTAAAAACTGGCTGATTGAAAGGATTTAA
- a CDS encoding glycosyltransferase: MNLDFSFIIPVYNRPDEIQELLQSFSVLEGDTDFEIVIVEDGSEQSSKTVVEAFSETLNISYFYKENSGPGDSRNYGMKRAKGNYFIILDSDCILPPQYLNAVKKSLEADYVDCFGGPDAAHESFTNLQKAINFSMTSFITTGGIRGSKNSVDKFQPRSFNMGLSKKAFEASNGFGRIHPGEDPDLTIRLWDLGFKTKLIPEAYVFHKRRISWSTFYKQVHKFGLVRPILNAWHPSTSKITYWFPAFFILGLVLSLVLLWFQINGLFKIYVVYFALAFILALLSTSSLVVALLSIAVILVQFLGYGYGFLKSTWAVAVLNKNPERHFPKLFFKRT; this comes from the coding sequence ATGAATTTAGATTTTTCATTCATAATACCCGTGTACAATCGTCCTGATGAAATTCAGGAATTGTTGCAAAGTTTTAGTGTTTTGGAAGGCGATACCGATTTTGAAATCGTAATTGTTGAAGATGGCTCCGAACAATCATCAAAAACTGTGGTTGAAGCCTTTTCCGAAACATTGAATATTTCCTATTTCTATAAAGAAAATTCAGGTCCAGGCGATTCCAGAAACTATGGTATGAAACGCGCCAAAGGTAATTATTTTATCATTTTGGATTCCGATTGCATTTTGCCGCCACAATATTTAAACGCGGTTAAAAAAAGCCTCGAAGCCGATTATGTAGATTGTTTTGGCGGGCCAGATGCAGCGCACGAGTCTTTCACCAATTTGCAGAAAGCCATCAATTTTTCAATGACTTCGTTTATTACTACAGGAGGTATTCGCGGAAGTAAAAACAGCGTGGATAAATTCCAACCCCGAAGTTTTAACATGGGGTTATCAAAAAAAGCGTTTGAGGCTTCAAACGGCTTTGGCCGCATACATCCCGGTGAAGACCCCGATTTAACCATTAGGCTTTGGGATTTGGGCTTTAAAACCAAACTGATTCCCGAAGCATATGTGTTTCATAAGCGCCGCATTTCATGGAGTACATTTTATAAACAAGTACACAAATTCGGACTGGTACGTCCTATTTTAAACGCTTGGCATCCATCAACCTCAAAAATCACGTATTGGTTTCCAGCTTTTTTTATTTTAGGCTTGGTATTGTCTTTGGTGCTTTTGTGGTTTCAAATAAATGGGCTATTTAAAATTTATGTCGTGTATTTTGCTTTGGCGTTTATTTTAGCCTTATTGAGTACCAGTAGTTTGGTAGTAGCCTTATTGTCGATAGCTGTTATTTTGGTGCAATTTTTGGGGTATGGTTATGGGTTTTTAAAATCGACTTGGGCGGTTGCAGTTTTAAATAAAAACCCTGAAAGGCATTTTCCTAAATTATTTTTTAAAAGAACATGA
- a CDS encoding GDSL-type esterase/lipase family protein: protein MKQFTCFNNSRLIGFSLVVFLFFNMLLHAQDKVKIACIGNSITQGSHLANPAEDCYPSQLRNLLVKTYGDTCVVNNYGLSGRNMLKNAPKPIWKEPKFSEALKWAPDICFILLGTNDSPPDLWSKIGHEFLGDYLSMIDTLKSKNPNMKFIIGSPPPIWKGHRYGGDTWGKKHNDSIMVNSIIPKIETVSKKRDAILIDFHTPFIDHIELFPDYLHPNPEGANKMAKLIFEVLEKKNMVQEVQKLEAAQD, encoded by the coding sequence ATGAAACAATTCACTTGCTTCAACAACAGTCGTTTAATTGGCTTTAGCTTAGTTGTCTTTTTATTTTTCAATATGTTGTTACATGCCCAAGACAAGGTGAAAATCGCTTGTATAGGTAATAGCATTACTCAGGGGTCTCATTTGGCTAATCCAGCTGAAGATTGTTACCCGTCGCAATTAAGAAACCTTCTTGTTAAAACTTATGGCGACACTTGTGTAGTAAATAACTACGGCTTGTCTGGACGGAATATGTTAAAGAATGCACCAAAACCTATTTGGAAAGAACCAAAATTTAGTGAAGCCTTAAAATGGGCACCCGATATATGTTTTATTTTGTTGGGAACCAACGATAGCCCGCCTGATTTATGGTCGAAAATAGGACATGAATTTTTAGGTGATTACCTATCTATGATTGATACCTTAAAATCAAAAAACCCAAATATGAAATTTATTATTGGCTCGCCACCACCAATCTGGAAAGGGCACCGATATGGTGGCGATACTTGGGGAAAGAAACATAATGATAGCATTATGGTAAACAGTATCATTCCAAAAATTGAAACGGTTTCTAAAAAAAGGGATGCTATTTTAATAGATTTTCATACGCCATTTATTGATCATATTGAGCTTTTTCCAGACTACCTGCACCCCAATCCGGAAGGGGCCAATAAAATGGCTAAACTAATATTTGAGGTTCTCGAAAAGAAAAACATGGTTCAAGAAGTTCAGAAATTGGAAGCGGCTCAGGATTAG
- a CDS encoding CehA/McbA family metallohydrolase — MNTIQLSKLVSCVVFQLCCISLQAQNGRLSLRILDDTGTETAARVQIKDNENNFYIAEDALIAGGDCDMSDKGAQLTDIESILKLFNKEIANPYFNSFQFYSDGSSSITQLPETVYIMAFKGSEFIASIDTVKLIPDSNTTHTIQLSRWTNMRNRNWYSADDHLHIPRPIAEMNPHISKIMQAEDIHIGNLLQSGKVKNFKMAEQYAFGSESIYEENGYLLAGGQENPRTHILGHTISLGAEKALFNLEKYMVYRLIWEESLEYGGLNGFAHAWSDEAAGPSPQVGMAIVLPHDLMHFIEVLQFNRSDYRSWYDVLNLGFKVTPTAGTDYPCADQSIPGHERFYTKVDGDFTFENWLKGIEKGRTFVTTGPVLDFQVNGQEMGSDLELKVGDSISVSGWVKFDTTADNLNFIEIIENGRVIKKISRVSTSDSLSFEFLHTVKTSGWLALRGYGDKIQENLYPFPAHLDILKATTNFHSAPIYLDIMGQQNPETSATASSWLQRILDLKRMLEPQNLEFLAEKIMNPWHGVTEDVLLSSKETLIEDLDYAEQFFRGLIKGKE, encoded by the coding sequence ATGAATACCATCCAATTATCAAAACTAGTCTCGTGTGTAGTATTCCAATTATGTTGCATATCCCTTCAAGCGCAAAATGGAAGACTGAGTCTAAGGATTCTGGATGATACGGGGACAGAAACAGCCGCCAGGGTTCAGATTAAAGACAATGAAAATAATTTCTACATTGCAGAAGATGCGTTGATTGCGGGTGGTGATTGCGACATGAGCGATAAAGGAGCCCAGTTAACTGATATTGAATCTATATTAAAGTTGTTCAACAAAGAAATTGCTAATCCTTATTTCAACTCATTTCAGTTCTATTCTGATGGATCTTCCTCCATTACCCAATTACCGGAGACTGTTTATATCATGGCCTTCAAAGGTTCAGAGTTCATTGCATCGATAGATACGGTGAAACTTATTCCAGATTCAAACACTACCCATACTATCCAGTTATCGCGATGGACAAATATGCGTAATCGAAACTGGTACAGTGCTGATGACCATTTGCATATACCGCGCCCTATTGCTGAAATGAACCCTCACATTTCCAAAATAATGCAGGCAGAGGATATACATATAGGAAATCTATTGCAGTCAGGAAAAGTCAAGAATTTTAAAATGGCTGAACAATATGCCTTTGGATCGGAAAGCATTTATGAAGAAAATGGATACCTTTTGGCAGGTGGTCAGGAAAACCCTAGAACTCACATTTTAGGTCATACGATTTCATTAGGTGCAGAAAAGGCTCTATTCAATTTAGAGAAGTACATGGTCTATCGGTTGATTTGGGAAGAATCCTTAGAGTATGGAGGTCTCAATGGATTTGCTCACGCATGGAGTGATGAAGCGGCCGGTCCCTCTCCCCAGGTTGGTATGGCCATCGTACTTCCGCATGACCTGATGCACTTTATCGAGGTACTGCAATTCAATCGAAGCGATTACCGTAGTTGGTATGACGTCCTCAACCTCGGGTTTAAGGTGACCCCAACTGCGGGTACAGATTATCCTTGTGCTGATCAGTCAATCCCCGGTCATGAACGTTTTTATACAAAAGTGGATGGAGACTTCACATTCGAAAACTGGCTAAAAGGCATTGAAAAGGGTAGGACTTTTGTCACCACCGGACCTGTCTTGGATTTTCAAGTGAATGGACAAGAAATGGGTAGTGATCTTGAGTTGAAAGTTGGCGATAGCATATCCGTCTCAGGATGGGTGAAATTTGATACTACAGCTGACAATCTGAACTTTATTGAAATTATTGAAAATGGTCGAGTAATAAAAAAAATTTCACGGGTAAGTACTTCTGACTCATTGAGTTTCGAGTTCTTGCATACTGTTAAAACCTCAGGTTGGTTGGCCCTGCGTGGATATGGTGATAAGATTCAAGAAAATTTATATCCTTTTCCCGCTCATCTGGATATTCTAAAAGCTACCACTAACTTTCATTCAGCCCCAATTTACCTGGATATTATGGGCCAACAAAATCCCGAAACCTCAGCAACTGCAAGTAGTTGGTTACAACGTATTCTTGACCTAAAAAGAATGCTGGAACCTCAGAATCTTGAGTTTCTGGCTGAAAAGATCATGAATCCTTGGCACGGGGTTACAGAGGATGTTTTACTGAGCAGCAAAGAAACACTTATTGAAGATTTGGACTATGCAGAGCAATTCTTTCGAGGGTTGATTAAAGGTAAAGAATAA
- a CDS encoding HAMP domain-containing histidine kinase, whose protein sequence is MSLSLIGIIAIQAYYINDSVQNEKERFKSNVVAVLNNVSNTIEENEFEKYFSEYLRLDKEKKTDEDAISQLLIYQKNNSTKETLIYKSNILEESYKLSSSLFDIGLDSLDIKNIIGSSTTEIYKDLGSSDRDLKSPITSIARKGAFEEAQKLSFEKDFKALFKTRPIYKRVSKEEIENLLSERLKKYGINIDFEFAIYGNDLATKVKSENFENLANSTFGVPIFYDENNRSLYRLLVNFPDDRKFIFSSIIGMILLSVVFTSIIILAYGSALMQLVKQRKISEIKTDFINNMTHEFKTPIATINLALDAIRNPKVIEDKDKVMRYLSMIKEENKRMHAQVENVLRISKLEKNELNISKDRVDLHELIEDAITHVELIVEDRQGYIKTFLDAEQSSVLANETHFTNVIVNMLDNAIKYSPDAPKIEVYTENVGNNIILKVKDHGSGMSKAAAKRVFEKFYREHTGNIHNVKGHGLGLAYVKRIVEDHQGHVSVESEKDKGSTFIIKLPLIS, encoded by the coding sequence ATGAGTTTATCGCTCATCGGTATTATTGCTATTCAGGCTTATTACATAAACGACTCGGTACAGAACGAAAAAGAGCGTTTTAAATCTAATGTGGTTGCGGTACTTAATAACGTATCTAACACCATTGAGGAAAATGAGTTCGAGAAGTACTTTTCTGAATATTTAAGACTGGATAAAGAAAAAAAGACTGATGAAGATGCTATTTCGCAGTTGCTTATTTATCAAAAAAATAATAGCACTAAAGAAACACTAATTTACAAAAGTAATATACTAGAAGAAAGCTATAAACTTTCTTCTTCGCTCTTTGACATTGGTTTAGATAGCCTTGATATAAAAAATATTATTGGGAGTTCCACTACCGAGATTTATAAAGATTTAGGTTCTTCTGATAGAGACTTGAAAAGTCCCATAACAAGTATAGCAAGAAAGGGAGCCTTTGAAGAGGCTCAAAAGTTGAGTTTTGAAAAGGATTTTAAAGCCCTTTTTAAAACCAGACCAATTTATAAAAGGGTTTCTAAGGAAGAGATAGAAAACTTGCTTTCCGAAAGGCTAAAAAAATATGGTATCAACATAGATTTCGAATTTGCTATATACGGTAACGATTTGGCTACCAAAGTAAAAAGCGAAAATTTTGAGAACTTGGCTAATTCTACCTTTGGCGTACCTATTTTTTATGATGAAAACAACCGAAGCCTTTACAGGCTATTGGTTAACTTTCCTGATGACCGGAAATTTATATTTTCATCAATCATCGGGATGATTTTATTATCGGTGGTCTTTACTTCAATTATTATTTTAGCCTATGGCAGTGCTTTGATGCAGTTGGTAAAACAGCGAAAAATTTCAGAAATTAAAACCGATTTCATCAACAACATGACGCACGAGTTTAAAACGCCCATAGCAACGATAAACTTAGCGTTAGATGCAATTAGGAATCCAAAGGTTATTGAAGATAAAGATAAAGTGATGCGCTACCTCTCCATGATAAAGGAAGAAAACAAACGCATGCATGCCCAGGTTGAAAACGTGTTGAGAATATCTAAACTAGAAAAAAACGAACTAAACATAAGTAAAGATAGAGTAGATTTACATGAGCTCATCGAAGATGCCATTACCCATGTAGAACTTATTGTTGAAGACCGTCAAGGCTATATAAAAACCTTCTTGGATGCCGAGCAGTCTTCGGTTTTGGCCAACGAAACACACTTTACCAATGTTATAGTTAATATGCTGGATAATGCCATTAAGTATTCTCCAGATGCACCAAAAATTGAGGTCTATACCGAAAATGTTGGCAACAACATTATTCTAAAGGTTAAAGACCACGGTAGCGGTATGAGTAAGGCTGCTGCCAAACGTGTGTTCGAAAAATTTTACAGAGAGCACACCGGAAATATCCACAATGTTAAAGGCCACGGTTTAGGCTTGGCTTATGTTAAGCGTATTGTGGAAGACCACCAAGGTCACGTATCAGTAGAAAGTGAAAAAGACAAAGGAAGCACATTTATAATCAAGCTTCCGCTAATATCGTAA
- a CDS encoding response regulator transcription factor: MEDPKKRILLVEDDPNFGTVLKDYLMMNDYEVTHAKNGMEGFEKFKKDDFDLCILDVMMPYKDGFTLAKEIREKNNDVPIIFLTAKTMKEDVLKGYKVGADDYLNKPFDSEVLLMKIKAIIQRKATETISDSKQFEFKIGKFDLNSKLRFLRFDGGEPVKLSPKENELLRLLALHENDLMPRELALTKIWRDDNYFTSRSMDVYIAKLRKYLKPDPKVEILNIHGEGFRLVVNE, translated from the coding sequence ATGGAAGATCCAAAAAAAAGAATATTATTGGTTGAGGACGATCCCAACTTCGGTACCGTACTTAAAGATTATTTAATGATGAACGATTACGAAGTTACCCATGCCAAAAATGGTATGGAAGGCTTTGAAAAGTTCAAGAAAGATGATTTCGATTTATGCATCCTCGATGTGATGATGCCGTACAAAGATGGCTTTACCTTAGCTAAGGAAATTCGAGAAAAAAATAACGACGTTCCTATTATATTTTTAACCGCTAAAACGATGAAAGAAGATGTTTTGAAAGGGTATAAAGTAGGGGCAGATGATTATTTAAATAAACCTTTTGATAGTGAAGTTCTATTAATGAAAATTAAGGCCATTATTCAAAGAAAAGCAACCGAAACCATTTCGGACAGCAAACAGTTTGAATTTAAAATTGGAAAATTCGATTTAAATTCCAAACTTCGTTTCTTACGCTTTGATGGGGGAGAACCTGTAAAACTATCGCCAAAGGAAAATGAACTGTTGCGTTTGTTGGCATTGCACGAAAACGACTTGATGCCCCGCGAATTGGCATTAACCAAAATTTGGCGCGACGACAACTATTTTACCTCGCGTAGTATGGACGTATATATCGCCAAATTGCGTAAATACCTAAAGCCAGACCCAAAGGTTGAAATTCTAAACATTCACGGTGAAGGCTTTAGATTGGTGGTTAATGAGTAA
- a CDS encoding YbbR-like domain-containing protein, with product MIKKIKKGILSSIKSKRINVFVLFLLLAFIILIFTKLSKEYTHTVSFRIEKTNVPDKYVILNDSVNLNITLKTHGFKWMKYAFYRPKIKIDFTEDVYKKDAVFEWTKSKAFLENTQFDKEVDLLNLSPDTLRFRYGVNLIKKVPVKVNTDIKFSLGYDLAGKVASEPDSITVIGPNIIVSKINFLETEPLTMVDVRTDVNKTVTLKLPDEKANLKFSETKVDLKAKVDKFTEGTLKIPITMINVPQEITLKYFPKTVGVSYYVSLSDFANVTAKDFKVVCDYTKAAQNQSFLIPELVKWPETVKNAKVNQKHIEFIITK from the coding sequence ATGATAAAAAAAATAAAAAAGGGTATACTATCTTCCATTAAAAGCAAGCGTATCAACGTTTTTGTGCTCTTTTTGTTATTGGCTTTTATTATTCTAATTTTTACAAAGCTTTCAAAAGAATATACACATACGGTGTCCTTTCGAATTGAAAAGACAAATGTACCGGATAAATACGTGATTTTAAACGATTCGGTGAATCTCAATATTACCTTAAAGACCCATGGTTTTAAATGGATGAAATATGCTTTTTATCGCCCAAAGATTAAGATAGATTTCACTGAGGATGTGTATAAGAAAGACGCTGTTTTTGAATGGACCAAAAGCAAGGCTTTTTTAGAAAACACACAGTTTGATAAAGAGGTAGATTTGCTGAATTTGTCGCCCGATACACTAAGGTTTCGGTATGGCGTTAATTTGATAAAAAAGGTTCCTGTTAAGGTCAATACCGATATTAAGTTCAGTTTGGGGTACGATTTAGCAGGCAAAGTGGCTTCAGAACCAGATTCCATTACGGTAATAGGCCCTAATATTATAGTTTCAAAAATTAATTTTTTAGAAACTGAACCCTTAACTATGGTAGATGTTCGTACCGATGTAAACAAGACCGTTACGTTGAAATTGCCTGACGAAAAAGCCAATTTAAAATTCTCTGAAACCAAAGTTGACTTAAAAGCTAAAGTGGATAAGTTTACCGAGGGCACTTTAAAAATTCCTATTACCATGATAAATGTGCCTCAAGAAATAACCTTAAAATACTTCCCGAAAACTGTTGGCGTGTCGTATTATGTAAGCTTAAGTGATTTTGCAAACGTTACGGCAAAAGATTTTAAAGTGGTTTGCGATTATACCAAAGCAGCACAAAACCAGTCGTTTTTAATACCAGAATTGGTTAAATGGCCAGAAACAGTCAAGAATGCCAAAGTGAATCAGAAACACATAGAATTTATAATAACAAAATAA
- a CDS encoding dihydroorotase: MNILIKSATIIDSKSEFHNSTQDILIEKGTITEIAQSIENTKNYREIHLENLHISQGWFDSSVSFGEPGFEERETIKNGLKTAAFSGFTSVAVNANSKPVIDSNSDITFLKSKANNHAVNLLPIGALTIGSLGNDLAELYDMTSAGAVAFYDYKKPISNPNLMKIALQYASNFNGLVCSFPQENKIAGKGVVNENINSTKLGLKGIPALAEELQVARDLFLLEYTGGKLHIPTISTAKSVALIRAAKKKKLDVTCSVAIHNLYFTDDVLSDFNTHFKVLPPLRTQTDMEALIEGVKDGTIDMITSDHNPVDVELKKIEFDHAEYGTIGLESAFGALQQIFTLKKTIDLLTKGKTRFGMEQSTINIGNKANLTLFNPNEKATFTKNQIVSKSKNAIFENETLKGKVYGIISNNQVVLNT; this comes from the coding sequence ATGAACATACTTATAAAATCGGCCACAATTATTGATTCTAAAAGCGAGTTCCATAATTCTACTCAAGATATTTTAATTGAAAAAGGCACGATTACAGAGATAGCCCAAAGCATTGAAAATACCAAAAACTATCGAGAAATCCATCTTGAAAACCTGCACATTTCGCAGGGTTGGTTTGATAGTAGCGTAAGTTTTGGAGAACCCGGTTTTGAAGAACGTGAAACCATTAAAAACGGACTGAAAACAGCCGCTTTTTCCGGCTTTACCAGTGTTGCCGTTAACGCAAACAGTAAACCGGTTATTGATTCGAATTCCGATATTACCTTTTTAAAATCTAAAGCAAATAACCACGCCGTAAACCTATTGCCCATTGGCGCTTTAACGATAGGCAGTCTGGGTAATGATCTAGCCGAACTTTATGATATGACATCGGCCGGAGCGGTAGCGTTTTACGATTATAAAAAACCTATATCCAACCCAAACCTCATGAAAATTGCCCTGCAATATGCGAGTAATTTTAACGGTTTGGTATGCTCCTTTCCGCAGGAAAATAAAATTGCAGGGAAAGGTGTTGTAAACGAAAATATAAACAGCACTAAATTAGGATTGAAAGGAATTCCCGCCTTGGCCGAAGAGCTGCAAGTAGCGCGTGATTTGTTTTTACTGGAATATACCGGCGGAAAATTACATATCCCAACCATATCAACGGCTAAATCTGTTGCTTTGATTAGAGCGGCCAAAAAGAAAAAACTGGACGTAACCTGCAGCGTCGCCATTCATAATCTGTATTTTACAGATGATGTTTTAAGTGATTTTAATACGCATTTTAAGGTGTTGCCGCCATTGCGGACACAAACCGATATGGAAGCTTTAATTGAGGGGGTGAAGGACGGCACCATCGATATGATAACCAGCGACCACAACCCAGTTGATGTCGAGCTTAAAAAAATCGAATTCGACCATGCTGAATATGGCACTATCGGACTTGAAAGTGCATTTGGTGCGCTTCAACAAATTTTCACATTAAAGAAAACCATAGACCTTCTAACAAAAGGGAAAACACGTTTTGGGATGGAACAATCAACTATCAATATTGGCAATAAAGCTAACCTTACACTTTTCAACCCAAATGAAAAAGCAACCTTTACCAAAAACCAAATAGTTTCTAAATCGAAGAATGCCATTTTTGAAAACGAAACACTTAAAGGTAAGGTTTACGGTATTATTTCTAACAACCAAGTGGTTTTAAACACTTAA